In Pelecanus crispus isolate bPelCri1 chromosome Z, bPelCri1.pri, whole genome shotgun sequence, the following are encoded in one genomic region:
- the TMEM252 gene encoding transmembrane protein 252 has protein sequence MRSTAETVRKQTADRNQVLCLLGKMPKALFTFFRLFVLLLSFSIICLGVLCVSTSFSTCRCGNNELAFYCLLALGFIVLVTGLFWSTFHEVRKYRGLSSIFIQNPSRRELCISTIDRPDFYPPSYEDSTDPEKQTFPLPVASTLKQQEVINIPPPLYTKSSTEFISETNEQEQPPPYELPMQQLRQEQTADQDSNARRESNSHPSIQENSYQQDTDCQGTSERAMPVRISETGSG, from the exons ATGAGAAGCACAGCTGAGAcagtcagaaaacaaacagcagacaGGAACCAAGTGCTGTGCCTGCTAGGAAAAATGCCAAAAGCTCTTTTTACCTTCTTTCGTCTTTTTGTGCTCTTACTCAGTTTCTCCATTATTTGTCTGGGAGTCCTTTGCGTTTCCACAAGTTTCTCCACATGCAGATGTGGAAATAATGAGCTGGCGTTTTATTGCCTGCTAGCGTTGGGGTTCATTGTCCTTGTGACTGGCCTTTTCTGGAGCACTTTCCATGAAGTCCGCAAATACAGAGGCCTCAGCAGCATCTTCATTCAAAATCCCAGCCGCAGAGAGCTGTGTATCAGCACCATAGACAG gcCTGACTTCTATCCCCCCTCCTATGAAGACAGCACAGATCCTGAAAAACAGACTTTCCCACTGCCAGTTGCCTCCACATTAAAACAGCAAGAAGTCATCAATATCCCTCCGCCTCTGTAtaccaaaagcagcacagagttCATCAGTGAAACTAATGAGCAGGAACAGCCACCACCATATGAATTACCTATGCAGCAGCTACGGCAGGAGCAAACAGCTGACCAAGACTCAAACGCCAGGAGGGAGTCAAATTCTCATCCATCCATACAAGAAAACAGTTACCAACAGGATAcagactgccaggggacctCAGAAAGAGCAATGCCTGTCAGAATATCTGAGACAGGCAGTGGGTAA